Genomic segment of Candidatus Abyssobacteria bacterium SURF_5:
GAGGGGGTCCATATAAAGTTCTTCTCGCGAACGGCCCCAGATAAGTTCAAAGGAACGACTCACATATTGCAAGCCTCTGGCGCCGGGAGTTCTCATCCAAAATACCTCATCGATGTCCTCGGTCAATTGCAGGAACTTCGCCTCGCTATCTTCGACCATCTCTTTGCGCTTCTGGGCGAGATTCTTCCACTCTTCAACCTGAAGGCGAAGCGTTCTCACTTCCCTCAGCAACTCTTTTCGCGACTTTCCTGAATCATCCATGAAAATACCTTCCGGTCCTGTCATAATTCACGGCTTCCTGTCTAGCGAACTCCCGCAAAAAGCGCCGACCTGCCCGCCTCCAGGAATTTCACCGGATCCACTCGGCCGAAAAGCTCGATCAGCTTGGCCACCAGTCATACGACCCTCATTATAAATCGATTTTTCGTCAATCCCGGCTCGAAAGTTTTTTTGCTTCTTGTTACACATTATTACTTTTAACGAAGCACGGGGCAAGCATATGTCGGGGGGCTTCGCGGGAAGAGACAGGTTCTATAAAGCTAAGAAGACAGCGGAGAGATAATGATTGAGATTCAGAGTCCACACGTAATTCGGGCCATATTGGGGCAAGGCTCTTCCGCCAGTTGATTTTTAGCATGAAAGAAATCTATAATAGGTATTTGGTATTGATTCTAAACGAGGACAGGAGCATAAGTATACATGATAGCTGCAAGACAACTTCGGATCGGCCTGGTTATTCGTTACAATAACGAGCTTTACCGCGTAGTGAGCGTTATGCATCGTACTCCCGGGAACCTTCGCGCGTTCGTACAGGCGAAACTGTTCAATCTGAAGAAGAATGACCATTACGATATTCGGCTCAGGGCGGAGGATATTGTCGAGGATGTGATGTTGGAACGGAAAACCATGGAGTATATCTATAACACGGACGACATATATACTTTCATGGATACAACCACCTATGAACAAGTGGACATTCCGAAGAAAGTTCTTGGCGATGCTGTCGATTACATCCTGCCCAATACGCAGCTTGATGTCGAATTTTATGAAGGCACCCCGCTTGGCATTCAACTGCCCATTACCGTCGACTTGAAGATTGTGGATACGCAGCCGCCGCTGAAAAGCGCGACAGCGTCTGCCTCTCCCAAAAGCGCCACGCTGGAAACAGGGATTGTCGTTAAAGTACCTCAATTCCTGCAAGTGGGCGAAACAGTTCGCATCGACACCCGGACCAAGTCGTTCATCGAACGCGTGAAATAACGCGCGGAGCATCCTCTGTCCGGCCTGCCGCGGTTCCTATCTTTTCTAAACCCGCTGCCCCTTCTTCGAAACGACTGATTCTTGTCGAACCGAGCCTTCATTCGTGTAGCCCTTTTGGAACCAGCCCCTTCCTGCTCATGCGGTGATTCGATTTGCTGAAAAGACTTCCTTTTGGAGCGCCGACACGATACCTTTGAAAATCTGCGAAATGTGCGGATAAGGATCTTCTTTTCCGGCGGGCGAACCTCACGCGACTGCAGGATTTCCACTTTGCAGTTGAATTATTCTGGTATGGACGGTATCATTAGTAGAGGGTAATTTGTCCCTGAATCTGAGAGAGAGT
This window contains:
- the efp gene encoding elongation factor P, which codes for MIAARQLRIGLVIRYNNELYRVVSVMHRTPGNLRAFVQAKLFNLKKNDHYDIRLRAEDIVEDVMLERKTMEYIYNTDDIYTFMDTTTYEQVDIPKKVLGDAVDYILPNTQLDVEFYEGTPLGIQLPITVDLKIVDTQPPLKSATASASPKSATLETGIVVKVPQFLQVGETVRIDTRTKSFIERVK